The proteins below are encoded in one region of Saccopteryx leptura isolate mSacLep1 chromosome 1, mSacLep1_pri_phased_curated, whole genome shotgun sequence:
- the ASCL3 gene encoding achaete-scute homolog 3, with amino-acid sequence MMDNRRYTNLPEKLPVFSDSAHLPLTRSFYLDPMVTFHLYPEAPLPSPHSEDLPLLPFSSESLIMESYSEPCPFFPVPYPNYRRCEYSYGPAFIRKRNERERQRVKCVNEGYAQLQHHLPEEYLEKRLSKVETLRAAIKYINYLQSLLYPDKAETKNNPGKGSAIIAIASGHTDPIFRII; translated from the coding sequence ATGATGGACAATAGAAGGTACACTAATCTGCCAGAAAAACTGCCTGTCTTCTCTGATTCTGCCCACTTGCCACTGACCAGGTCCTTCTATctggaccccatggtcactttCCACTTGTACCCTGAGGCCCCCCTGCCATCCCCTCACTCTGAAGACCTGCCGTTGCTGCCCTTTTCCAGTGAGTCTCTGATCATGGAAAGTTACAGCGAACCCTGCCCCTTCTTCCCAGTGCCTTATCCAAATTACAGAAGGTGTGAATACTCCTACGGTCCTGCCTTTATCCGGAAAAGGAATGAACGGGAAAGGCAGCGGGTGAAATGTGTCAACGAAGGCTATGCCCAGCTCCAACATCATCTGCCAGAGGAGTACTTGGAGAAACgactcagcaaagtggaaaccCTCAGAGCTGCAATCAAGTACATTAATTACCTGCAGTCTCTTCTCTACCCTGATAAGGCTGAGACCAAGAACAATCCTGGGAAAGGTTCCGCCATAATAGCCATTGCCAGTGGCCACACTGACCCGATTTTTAGAATCATTTGA
- the C1H11orf16 gene encoding uncharacterized protein C11orf16 homolog yields MEPSTEPGMPLPKYCSVATTLEVPGWAHTAPPWGLSFTCPFALPAPWLTWHCPLTRCSSSQPCLHFADPAWLGPSRPGRVGDTADTWVLARRGPDGFYYRAQIKTAPELERRGGLLVEFEAPLVTGPELPAQRQSVVLGEDVIWFSPSAEYSLKPGDKVLAPWETDRQRYGPATVLSLETGDSQRASKEEITVYFWNGETAAVPREGVRRVPPAAWKKAVERLQRTFTREQPGPLLQATCCCLLAPVTSCVTNRLPLGTPFLCPPSHPHASCRLLYQGCLDCCPLAGPTWWPLTRTSAVTDREHCEVELKPTPQLLPLEAPKEEEAAGQAPVSVSPSSSSLSEEEGLEKEPEMGLPQRLMVDSTVNTDPILLEATPRRPGGLCQPPWRYWRRNGPEPYPGETGIPSSKEKRCCNIQKEEKGNKHQRTSYSSVSTNQLVLEASSMKPLQILSKHAGHGQLNQGITATRQRPGCLRLEAPRT; encoded by the exons ATGGAACCCTCCACAGAGCCTGGGATGCCTTTGCCCAAATACTGCAGCGTGGCCACAACCCTGGAGGTCCCTGGCTGGGCCCACACTGCTCCTCCCTGGGGCCTCTCCTTCACCTGCCCCTTTGCCCTCCCAGCACCCTGGCTCACCTGGCACTGCCCTCTCACCAG ATGTTCATCTTCTCAACCGTGTCTCCACTTTGCTGACCCAGCATGGCTGGGGCCCAGCCGGCCAGGAAGAGTTGGAGACACTGCTGACACATGGGTCCTGGCAAGAAGGGGACCAGATGGCTTTTACTACCGGGCTCAGATAAAGACTGCTCCAGAG CTGGAGAGGCGGGGCGGCTTGCTTGTGGAATTTGAAGCTCCCCTTGTCACAGGCCCAGAGCTGCCAGCCCAGCGGCAGAGTGTGGTCTTAGGAGAAGATGTCATTTGGTTCTCACCCTCTGCAGAATACTCACTGAAACCTGGGGACAAGGTGCTGGCACcttgggagacagacagacagcgaTATGGCCCTGCCACTGTCTTAAGCCTGGAGACAGGAGACTCCCAGAGAG CATCAAAAGAAGAGATTACTGTTTACTTTTGGAATGGCGAGACAGCTGCTGTGCCTAGAGAAGGAGTCAGGCGGGTGCCCCCTGCTGCCTGGAAGAAGGCTgtggagaggctgcagaggacTTTCACCAGGGAGCAACCCGGTCCCCTCCTCCAGGCCACTTGCTGCTGTCTGCTGGCGCCGGTCACTAGCTGTGTCACCAACAGGCTTCCACTGGGCACCCCGTTCCTgtgccctccctcccacccccatgccAGCTGCCGGCTGCTGTACCAGGGCTGCCTTGACTGCTGCCCTCTGGCTGGGCCCACCTGGTGGCCTCTCACCAGGACCTCAGCGGTCACAGACAGAGAACATTGCGAGGTGGAGCTGAAGCCCACGCCTCAGCTTTTGCCCCTAGAGGCTCCTAAAGAGGAGGAAGCAGCAGGGCAGGCTCCCGTCAgtgtttctccctcctcctcctccctttctgaagaagagggtttggagaaggaGCCGGAGATGGGCCTCCCTCAGAGGCTGATGGTGGACAGCACAGTCAACACAGACCCCATCCTTCTTGAGGCGACTCCAAGGAGGCCGGGTGGCCTCTGCCAGCCCCCGTGGAGGTACTGGAGGAGAAACGGGCCTGAGCCGTATCCTGGGGAGACAGGTATACCTTCTTCTAAG GAAAAAAGATGTTGCAACAtccagaaagaagagaagggcAATAAACACCAGAGAACCAGCTATAGCAGTGTGAGTACCAACCAGCTTGTCCTGGAAGCAAGCAGCATGAAGCCACTACAGATCCTGTCCAAGCATGCTGGACACGGACAACTGAATCAGGGCATAACTGCGACACGCCAGAGACCAGGATGCCTTAGGCTAGAAGCCCCGAGGACCTAG